One region of Camelus bactrianus isolate YW-2024 breed Bactrian camel chromosome 22, ASM4877302v1, whole genome shotgun sequence genomic DNA includes:
- the LOC105074536 gene encoding olfactory receptor 10H1-like — MQAANLSAVTEFILIGFSNFPHLQLMFFLLFLLMYLFMLLGNVLIMATIWSERSLHTPMYLFLCTLSISEILYTFTIIPRMLADLFSTHRSISFMACASQMFFSFMFGFTHSFLLTVMGYDRYVGICHPLRYNVLMSPHGCACLVAWSWVGGSVMGLVVTSAIFQLTFCGPNEVRHFFCHVPPLLKLACGVNVSTVAMGVGLVCIMALLGCCLLILLSYAFIVATILRIPSAEGRHKAFSTCASHLTVVVVHYGFASVIYLKPKIPQSLEGDTLMGITYTVLTPFLSPIIFSLRSKELTNAMRKTFLSKLFLRSS; from the coding sequence ATGCAGGCAGCCAACCTCTCAGCAGTGACTGAATTCATCCTCATCGGCTTCTCCaacttcccccacctccagctgatGTTCTTCCTGCTCTTCCTGCTCATGTACCTGTTCATGCTGCTGGGGAACGTGCTCATCATGGCCACCATCTGGAGTGAGCGCAgcctccacacccccatgtaccTCTTCCTCTGCACCCTCTCCATCTCTGAGATCCTCTACACTTTTACCATCATCCCACGCATGCTGGCCGACCTGTTCTCCACCCACCGCTCCATCTCCTTCATGGCCTGTGCCAGCCAGATGTTCTTCTCCTTCATGTTCGGCTTCACCCACTCCTTCCTGCTCACTGTCATGGGCTACGACCGCTACGTGGGCATCTGCCACCCCCTGCGCTACAACGTGCTCATGAGCCCCCATGGCTGTGCCTGTCTGGTGGCCTGGTCCTGGGTTGGAGGCTCGGTCATGGGGCTGGTGGTGACATCAGCCATTTTCCAGCTCACCTTCTGTGGACCCAATGAGGTCCGCCATTTCTTCTGCCATGTGCCACCTCTCTTGAAATTGGCCTGTGGAGTCAATGTCTCCACAGTGGCCATGGGCGTGGGCCTGGTGTGTATCATGGCCCTGCTGGGCTGCTGTCTCCTCATCCTCCTCTCTTACGCCTTCATTGTGGCCACCATCTTGAGGATCCCCTCCGCTGAGGGCCGGCACAAGGCCTTCTCCACCTGTGCGTCCCACCTCACTGTGGTGGTTGTGCACTATGGCTTCGCCTCCGTCATCTACCTCAAGCCCAAGATTCCCCAGTCTCTGGAAGGAGACACGCTGATGGGCATCACCTACACGGTCCTCACTCCCTTCCTCAGCCCCATCATCTTCAGTCTCAGGAGCAAGGAGCTGACGAATGCCATGAGGAAGACCTTCCTCAGCAAGCTCTTTCTCCGAAGCTCCTGA